The following proteins come from a genomic window of Brevibacillus antibioticus:
- a CDS encoding rod shape-determining protein, translating to MFGGFTRDLGIDLGTANTLVFVKGKGIVVREPSVVAIRTNNNSIEAVGNAAKSMIGRTPGNIVAVRPMKDGVIADFDTTATMMRYFINQAQKNQGLFTRRPNVMVCVPSGITAVEKRAVEDATKQAGAKEAYTIEEPFAAAIGADLPVWEPTGSMVVDIGGGTTEVAIISLGGIVTSRSIRVAGDEMDEAIIQYIKRRYNLMIGERTSETLKLEIGSAIAPDEVENVDIRGRDLVTGLPKTLSVSSTEIAEALAETITAIVEAVKVTLEKSPPELAADIMDRGIVLTGGGALLRNMDRLLSKETGMPVHVAENALDCVAIGTGRALENIHLFKSKQGITSSRLKRGK from the coding sequence ATGTTTGGTGGATTTACACGTGACTTGGGGATTGACCTCGGCACTGCCAATACACTTGTTTTTGTGAAGGGTAAAGGAATTGTGGTGCGTGAACCTTCTGTTGTGGCGATTCGTACGAATAACAATTCCATTGAAGCAGTAGGAAATGCGGCGAAAAGTATGATCGGTCGTACGCCAGGTAATATCGTAGCGGTTCGCCCAATGAAAGACGGTGTTATCGCTGACTTTGATACAACTGCGACAATGATGCGCTATTTCATCAATCAAGCACAGAAAAATCAAGGGCTGTTTACACGTCGTCCAAACGTAATGGTCTGTGTACCTTCGGGAATTACTGCGGTGGAAAAACGCGCGGTTGAAGATGCTACAAAGCAGGCTGGGGCGAAGGAAGCATATACGATTGAAGAGCCGTTTGCAGCGGCGATCGGTGCAGACCTGCCGGTGTGGGAACCGACTGGAAGTATGGTCGTTGACATTGGCGGTGGTACAACAGAAGTTGCAATCATTTCGCTCGGGGGGATTGTTACATCCCGCTCCATTCGTGTGGCCGGGGATGAGATGGACGAAGCGATCATTCAGTACATTAAGCGCCGTTACAACTTGATGATCGGGGAACGGACATCAGAAACCTTGAAGCTGGAGATCGGTTCTGCGATTGCACCTGATGAGGTCGAAAACGTTGACATTCGTGGTCGTGACCTTGTAACTGGATTGCCAAAAACACTCTCGGTAAGCAGCACAGAGATTGCGGAAGCATTGGCAGAAACCATTACGGCTATTGTGGAAGCAGTGAAGGTAACACTCGAAAAAAGTCCGCCTGAGCTCGCGGCGGACATCATGGATCGTGGAATTGTACTCACAGGCGGTGGTGCGCTCTTGCGCAACATGGATCGTCTGCTAAGTAAGGAAACGGGTATGCCCGTGCATGTCGCGGAAAACGCACTGGATTGCGTAGCGATTGGAACAGGTCGTGCATTGGAGAACATTCACCTGTTCAAATCCAAGCAAGGCATCACCTCTTCCCGACTAAAACGGGGTAAATAA